A window of Sagittula sp. P11 genomic DNA:
GGGCGACGGCGGGTTCGACGTGCTGGACCGTGACGGCACACCCCTGCCGCGCGCCGGGCAGGAGCTGCACTACACGACGCGCATGGTGCATTCCTACGTGCTGGGCCGGGCCATCGGCCACCGCGGCGCGGACCGGATGATCGATGCGGGGATGGCCTTCCTTTTGACCCGGCACCGCGATGCGCAGCACGGCGGCTACCTGTGGTCGGTCGATGAGACCGGTGTCCATGACGGTCTGAAACTGGCCTATGGCCATGTCTTCGTCCTGCTGGCGGCGTCGAGCGCGAAGCTCGCCGGGCACCCGGATGCCGACCGGCTGATGGCCGATGTTGCGGAGGTGCTGGACCGGCACTACTGGGACGAGGCGGCGGGCCTCCACCGGGAGGAGTTCGCGCGCGACTGGCAGCCGATCTCCACCTATCGCGGCATGAACGCCAACATGCATTCGGTCGAGGCGATGCTGGCGGCCTTCGAGGTCACAGGCGATGCGCACTGGCTTGAGCGGGCGGGCCGGGTGCTGGAGGTCTTTACCGACCGGATGCCGCGCGCCAACGGCTGGCGGGTGCCCGAGCATTACACCGAGGATTGGCAGGTCGATCCGGAGTACGCGGGCGACCCGATGTTCCGCCCGGCGGGCACCACGCCCGGCCATTCGCTGGAACTGGCGCGGCTGCTGCTGCAGCACTGGGACCTGGCGGGACGGCCCGCGGGCGACGCGCCGGAGCGTGCCCGGCGGCTGGCGGAGACCGCGCTGATCGACGCTTGGCGGGTCGACGGCGGCCTCGCCTACACGCTGAAACCGGGCGGCGAGGTGGACATCGGCGACCGCTACTGGTGGCCGGTGACCGAAGGCATCTGCGCGCTGGCGAGCCTGCTGAAGCTGGAGGGCCGCGACGGCGACGAGACCTGGTATCGCAGGCTCTGGCGGTTTGCCGACATGCGCTTCGTCGATCACGACAGGGGCGGCTGGTATCCGGAGCTTGATGACGACGGCGCGCCGGAGGGTCGCCAGTTCACCGGCAAGCCGGACATTTACCACGCGCTGCAGGCGGAGCTTTACCCGCTGGCGCCGGGGCTGTCGCGGCAGGTCGAAGGGCTGGGCACGCTGTAGCCGCGGGGCCAGCGGTGCAGCCCCGCCGGATGGACCCGTCTACTGTTTTGCCGCCCCTGCCACCGCGTCCGGGCCTGCCGGCAGGACAGTGGGGCAGTCCGCCTCGGTCGCGGAACGGAAAATCGCCTCGGCAACTTCGGACGCGCTGGTCGTCTCTTCCGGGGGATGGGCCTGCAGGGCGGCAAGCGATTTCTGCGCGAAATCGGTATAGGCCGGAGGGAACCAGCCGCCCCTGGCGACACGTTCCTGGATATTGGCCGCAAAATTTGTCGCGGGTGCGAGGCCGGGAACCACGACCCTTGCCCTGATATCGAACTGGGTCAGCTCACCGGCGGCAGATTCCGTCATTGCGACGACGGCGGCCTTGCTTGCCCGATAGACCGCAAGCAACGGAAGCGGCGCGTAGATCGTGCTCGACGCGACGTTGACGATGGTGCCGGACCGGCGTTTGCGCATGGCCGGGAGCACGGCCTGCATCATCGCAATCGTTCCGAAGAGGTTGGTCTCAAACACCTCGCGTGCCGTATCGAGCGACGTGCCTTCGAGGGCGTTGAACCAGCCGATGCCGGCGTTGTTGACGAGGACGTCGATCTGTCCGGCCTGTGCGATCGCTTCGGCAATGGAATTTGCGTCCGTCACGTCAAGCGGCACAATATGGAGGCGCTCCGATGCAGGCATCGTGTTGGCGGCGGGATTGCGCATGGTGGCGAAGACGGTCCAGCCCTTTTCAATGAAATACAGGGCGGTCTCGCGCCCGAAGCCGGTCGAGCAGCCGGTGATGAGGACTGTGGGCATCTGATTATCCTTGGTGTCGATGGTGTCTGTGTGTAATATATGAGGGTTCCCTCAGCTTTGGTAATCGCATTATGAATCGTCCGAACCCATCGCGCCTCAAGCCCAGAAAAGCACCGCAACAGGCGCGTTCAGCCGCGACCCTGGAGGCCATCCACACGGCCACTATTCAGGTTTTGATTTCCGAAGGTGTCGCGCGGCTGACGACAGCGCGGGTTGCCGAACGAGCCGGCGTTTCCATCGGCACGATGTATCAATATTATCCCCACAAGCAGGCGCTGCTGTTTGCCTTGGTCGAAAAGCAGCTTGCAACCGTTACCGATTTCATGCTGGCCGCCGCCGAGCAGTTGCGCGGGCAGGACGCGGAGACGATAGCCGAAGGGCTTGCCCTCGCCTGGCTCAATGCCAAGACCTCCGACTCCGAAGCGTTCCAGACTCTGTATGGCATTGCCGCCGAATTCGACCTGCAGGCCAGCATGGGGCGAGTACTCAGGCAGATGGCCGGGGAGTTTTCGAGCCTGCTGGCGACGGCGCCCGACGCTCGTTTTGCCGACCGCGATGCGGTGGCCTTCATGCTGGCGGTGATGATTGGCGGGTCGGTACGCATGGTTCTCGATGCTGCGGCCTCGCCGGAGAATCTGTCCCGCCTGCGCCAGGAACTGCCGCGCGCCTGCCGCGCCTATATCGTCGCGGCGCAGGAATAGCGGCGTTGGAAGCGATGTATTCGGCTGGGCGCGAAGACCGAAACCGGGCAAGTCGTCATCCCGGGTGACATAACCATTAGCTGCGCCTCGACGGCTTCCACGAACCGTTCGGTCGGTTTGGTCATGTTCCCGTCCCAACGAAGCCCCGATTGCGAGTAGGCGCCTCGCAGGCATGCGGGCGGAAACCAAGGCATGTTCGCAGATGGAGACTTCGGACAACGGATCCTGAAAAGAAATATATTTCAGATGGTTATCGTGCTCTGGCGTTCCCCTTGGCGCACTTCGAACAGGGCCATGAACCAACTCCAGTGGCGGCGGGCGGTCAGCGCCGGATCGAGCTGCGCCAGATCATGTTGACTGGCAGCGTGACGTTGGTGGGCGTGCCGTCGCCGGGCGTGCTGTCGAGCGCGCCGAGCGCCGCGCGGGCGATGTCGCGGATCGGCTGACGAAAGGTAGTCAGGCTGTAGGATTCCCATCCCGCCTGCTCGATGTCGTCGAACCCGATGACCGAGACGTCCTTCGGCACTTCCAGCCGGAAGCGCGTGCGTGCCGCGTCCATGACCCCGCAGGCGATCAGGTCGGTGGTGCAGAAGATGCCGTCGGGCCGTTCGCCCTGCGTGAGCAGCCGTGTCCCGAGGTCGAGGCCCGTCTGGTAGGAGGTGGGGCCGACTGCCGCCTCCGTGATCGCGACGCCTGCCGCTGCCGCGGCCTGCCGGAAACCCGCGGCGCGGTCCTCCAGGCTGGCGGTCCCGGCGCAGGAATTGGCCAGCGCGATCCGGCGGCAGCCCGCCGCCGCCAGCGCCGCAAAGGCCTGCCGTCCGGCATTGGCATCCTCCAGCCGGATCATCAGCGAACCGGGCCGCTCCTCGTCGCGGTTGATGAGCACGAGTTTCATGCCGTTGCGGCGGCAGGTCTCGGCCAGCGACATGTCGGGCATCCCCGACAGCACGATGGCGGCGTCGGTGCGATAGGCGATGGCCTGCCGCAGCGCCTGCGCGACGCTGTCGTCGGACCGGTCGGTGTTGATCAGCAGGCCCACCTTGCCCGCCGCCTGAAGCTGTTCGGTCAGCGCGGCCAGCAGGGCGGAACGGTAGGGGGTGTTCATCTCGGCGGCGATCAGCGCGACCAGCCCGGTGTTGGAGGTGATCAGCCCCCGCGCCAGGTGATTGACCTGGTAGCCAAGCTGCTCTGCCGCCGCCTCGATCCGGGCGCGGGTCTCCTTGGCCACCGAGGCGCCGGGCGTGAACGCGCGCGACACGGCGGTGCGGGAAACACCGGCAAGCTCGGCCACGTCCCGGGCGCTGACCTGTCGTTTCGTCATGTTCATTGCAATCCTGTGCAGCCCCCGAGCCCCGGCCAGGCAACCATAGTTTTGTGAAGGTTTCTTGACAACTGGCGATTCGGCCGACAACCTGATGCACAGGTGTGCAAAGCACCCGGCCCGGTAACCGCCGGGAACTAGGGAGGATGATATGAAGACTTTGAAATACGCCCTGATTGGGGGCGCGGCTTTCCTGCCCGCGGGCGCGATGGCCGCAGAGCTGAACCTGATCTGCTCGGCCGACGTGGTGATCTGCGAAAAGCTGGTGAGCGAGTTCGAGGCCAGCCATTCCGACATCGACGTGAACATGGTGCGCCTGTCCTCGGGCGAGGCCTATGCCAAGGTCCGGGCCGAGGGCCGCAACCCGCAGACCGACCTGTGGTGGGGCGGCACCGGCGACCCGCACCTGCAGGCCGCCCACGACGGGCTGACCGCGGAATACAAGTCGCCCATGCTGGAAGAGCTTCAGGACTGGGCGCAGGGGCAGGCAGAAACCTCGGAGTATCACACCGTGGGCGTCTATTCCGGTGCGCTCGGCTGGGGCTACAACAAGGACATCTTCGCCGAGAAGGGCATCAAGGCGCCGGAGTGCTGGTCCGACCTGCTCGACCCCGCGCTGAAGGGCGAGATCCAGATCGCCGACCCGAACTCCTCCGGCACGGCCTACACCACGCTCGCGACGCTGGTGCAGATCATGGGCGAGGACGAGGCGTTCGAGTTCCTCAAGAAGATGCACGGCAACGTCTCGCAGTACACGAAGTCCGGCTCCGCCCCGGTGAAGGCCGCGGCGCGCGGCGAAACGGGCCTTGGCATCGTGTTCCAGCATGACGCCGTCGCACAGGCGGTCGAGGGCTTCCCGGTCGAGGTCGGCTCTCCCTGCGAGGGCACGGGCTACGAGATCGGCTCCATGTCGCTGATCGAGGGCGCGCAGAACGAGGACTCCGCCAAGGTTTTCTACGACTGGGTGCTGACAGCGGAGGTGCAGAACATGATGCCGGAGGCAGGGTCCTTCCAGATCCCGTCGAACGCCTCGGCCACCCCGCCGAAGGAAGCGCCCGACCTGTCGAAGATCAAGCTGATCGACTACGACTTCGCCGAATTCGGCAGCGCGGAACGGCGCAAGGAACTGCTGTCCCGCTGGGATCAGGAGATCGGCAGCCTGCCGCTGCAATAAGCCGTCCCTTGCGGACCGGGGATGCGCGGGCCATGGCGCGCGCATCCCCTGACCCCTCTCCTGACGCTTCCGGACATCGAGATGAACAGAGACAACCGCAGGCTCGACCTGATCCTTGCGGCGGGGCTGATCGCGCTCGTCGCCCTGCCCTGGTACCGCGTGCGCCAGGGGTTCTTCGGCTTTGAATGGCTCGGCGACATCGCCGGGTCGGACAAGCTCTGGCCCGGCCTGTTCCAGGCCATCGACGGGCGCTGGCAGCTCTGGCCGGTGCTGGTGCTCTTTGCGCTGGCGGTGTGGCTGCGGCTCGGGCAGGCGCCGGGTGTGCGGGGCAGGGCGCTGGCCGGCATCGGCGTCGCCGGACTGGTCTGGCTGCTGGTCGAAGGCCTGTCCGTGGGCCTGCGCGGCTGGAACTGGGGCCTTCTGGAAACCACGTTCGGAGAGGTCGCGGGCCAGCAGGCCTTCGGCGCCGGGGCGGTCGTCCTGGGCTGCGTCTTTGCGCTCTTCGTGGCATTCGGTGCCGCGGAACGCGGCGCGCTGAAGGGCGACGCCTTCGTCCTCGGCGCGATCACGCTTCTGGTGCTGCTGGTCGGTGTCTTCGTCTTCTATCCGCTGGTGTCGATGTTCACCGGCGCGTTCCAGGACTTCGACGGATCCTTCACCACCGAGGGCGTGCAGAACAACATCTTCGACCCGAAGATCTGGTCGCTGGCCTGCCTCTGGGGCGGCAACTGCGGCGTGGCCTGGCGAACGTTCTTCCTTGCCGTCTGCACGGCGACGGGCACGACGCTGCTGGGCCTCGTGTTCGCGCTGGTCGCGACGCGCACCGGCTTCCGGTTCAAGAAATCCCTGCGCCTGCTGACCGTGCTGCCTATCATCACGCCGCCCTTCGTGGTGGGCCTCGCGCTGACCATGCTGCTGGGCCGCCAAGGCACGCTGACGCAATGGATCGAGCTGGCGACGGGCTGGGAGCTGGGCCGCTGGCTATATGGCCTGACCGGCATCTGGATCGCGCAGATGCTGTCCTTCACCCCGATCTCCTTCCTCGTGCTGATCGGCGTGGTCGAGGGCATCTCGCCCTCGATGGAGGAGGCGTCGCAGACGCTGCGGTCTGACCGCTGGCGCACCTTCCGCAAGGTGTCCCTGCCGCTCATGGCACCGGGGCTGGCGAATGCCTTCCTGATCGGGTTCATCGAGTCGATGGCCGACTTCGGCAACCCGCTGGTGCTGGGCGGCTCGGGCGGCGTGTTGTCCACGGAAATCTTCTTTGCCGTGGTCGGTGCGCAGAACGATCCGGCAAGGGCCGCCGTGCTGGCCTCCGTCCTCTTGGTGTTCACGCTCTCGGCCTTCCTGGCGCAGCGGTTCTGGCTCTCGGGGCGGAACTACGCGACCGTGACCGGCAAGGGCGACGGCGGGCGCCACGCGCTGCTGCCGCGCCGCGTCGCCTGGCCGGTGGTGACCATCGCGGTGGCGTGGGCGCTCTTCACCATCACCGTCTACGCGATGATCCTCTTCGGCGGCTTCGTGAAGACCTGGGGCCTCGACCATTCGCTGACGCTGGAACACTACATCCGCGCCTTCGGCGTGTCGCTCTCGGACGGGATCGCCTGGACCGGCGTCGCCTGGAACAGCTTCTGGACAACGATGGAGATCGCGCTGATCGCCGCGCCGCTGACCGCCGCCGTCGGCCTGCTGACCGCATGGCTGATCGTGCGGCAGCGGTTCCCGGGACGGTCGGTCTTCGAGTTCGCGCTGATGATGAGCTTTGCCATCCCCGGCACGGTCATCGGCATCAGCTACATCATGGCCTTCAACCTGCCGCCGCTTCAGATGACCGGCACCGCCGCGATCCTCATCGCCTGCTTCGTCTTCCGCAACATGCCGGTCGGCGTGCGTGGCGGCGTGGCGGCCATGGCGCAGCTCGACGGCTCGCTGGACGAGGCGTCGCTGACGCTGGGGGCCGGATCGGGGCGGACCATGCGCAAGGTCATCCTGCCGCTGATGCGGCCCGCGATCCTCGCCGCGCTGGTCTACAGCTTCGTGCGGGCGATCACCTCGATCTCGGCGGTGATCTTCCTTGTCAGCGCGAAGTACAACATGGCGACGGCCTACATCGTGGGCCTTGTCGAGAACGGCGAATACGGCATTGCCATCGCCTATTCCTCTGTCCTGATCCTCGTGATGATCACCGTGATCGGTGGGTTCCAGCTTCTGGTTGGAGAACGCCGGATCGGGCGGCGGGAATTGAAACAGTCCTTGAAGGCCGAGGCCGCAACACGGGAAGCCAACGCATGAAGACCAGAGGCGCGGTTGAATTCCGCAACGTATCCAAGAAGTTCGGCCAGTTCACGGCGATCCCCGACCTGTCGTTGTCGATCGAGCCGGGGGAACTGGTGACGCTGCTTGGCCCCTCGGGCTGCGGCAAGACGACGACGCTCAGGATGCTGGCGGGGCTGGAAAGCCCGACCGCCGGGCAGATCCTGATTGGCGGGCAGGACGTGACGCGGCTGCCGGCCGACCGGCGCGACGTGTCCATGGTGTTCCAGAGCTACGCGCTGTTCCCGCACATGACGGTGGCGCAGAACGTGGCCTACGGGCTGGAATCCGGCGGCATGAAGGCGCCCGAGGCGCGGGAACGCGCCGCTGACGCGCTGGCACTGGTGGGGCTCGACGGGCTGGGCGCCCGGCTGCCCGCCGAACTGTCCGGCGGCCAGCAGCAACGGGTCGCCGTGGCGCGCGCGCTGGTGCTGGAACCGCAGGTTCTTCTGCTGGACGAGCCGCTCTCCAACCTCGACGCCCGCCTGCGCCGCCGCGTGCGGACGGAAATCCGCGAGTTGCAGCAGCGGCTGGGCTTCACGGCGGTCTACGTGACCCACGACCAGGAAGAGGCGCTGGCCGTCTCCGACCGGATCGTGGTGATGAAGGAGGGCCTCGTGGCGCAGATGGGCTCCCCGCGCGAGCTGTACGAAGCACCCGCGTCGGAGTTCATCGCGGATTTCATCGGCGAGGCGAACGTGGTCGAGGGCCGCGTGCTGTCGGTCGCGGGGGACGAGGCGCAGGTGGATGTGGGCGGCGCGGTGATCGCGCTGCCGGCGCGCGGTCTGGGCGAAGGCCCGGCGCGGCTGGCCATGCGGTCGAACGCGGCGCGGGTCCGGTCGGGCGGCGAGGGCGTGCCGGGCACGGTGGCCTCCTCGGCCTACCTCGGCGACCATGTCGAATACGAGATCGATGGCGCTTTGGGACGGATATTCGTGGTCGACGACGAAAGCGACACGCCGCTGCCCGTGGGCGCGCCCGTGGTCCTGGACCTGCGCCCGCGCGGTCTGGCCCTGATCCCGGGTGCAGCATGAGCACCCTGACCGAACGGCTGGCGGTGGCCGAACGCGTGGCCAGCGATGCAGGCGCGCTTGCGCTGGACTATTTCCTGCGGCGCGACGCGCTGGTGATCGAACGCAAGCGCCACGTCACCGACCTCGTGTCGGAGGCGGACCGCAACGTCGAGACGCTGATCCGCGACGCCCTGACGGCGGCCTTCCCCGAGGATGCGCAACTGGGCGAGGAACACGGCCTGTCCGAGGGCACCTCGGGCTTCACCTGGGTCATCGACCCGATCGACGGCACGGCGCCCTATCTCAACGGCCTGCCGGGCTGGTGCGTTTCCATCGGCGGCCACGACGCCGAGGGGCCCGCCCTCGGGGTGATCGTCGCGCCGGTGCTGGGCGAGGTCTTCGTCGCGGCGCGCGGGCAGGGCGCACGGCTGAACGGCGCGCCCATGCGGGTGATGCCGGGCGACCTGAGGTCCGGGATGCTGGGTGTGGGGGCCAACGACCGCGTCGCCTCCGACCGGGTGGGACAGATGCTCGCCGACCTGATGGAGGCCGGATCGTCCTGGACCCGCTACGGCTCCGGTGCGCTCATGCTGGCCTGGGTCGCGGCGGGGCGGCTCGTGGGCTACGCCGAGCCGCGCATGTCCGCCTGGGACTGCATGGCCGCCTATGCGCTGATCCTAGAAGCCGGGGGCCGGGTGCTGCCCTTCCCGACCGGCCCGGACTTCGCGAAACCCGCGCCGGTGATGGGTGCGGGGCCGGGCACCTTCGACGAACTGGCCCGCATCTGCGCCTTCGGCACTTCGGAGGCCTGGTAGCCCCGCCCGGTCAGCGGATGCGCTGGCCCTTGGCGTCAAAGCGCATCTCCTGCGCCGCATCCCAGTCGAGCGAGACGTCGGCCCCTTCCTCCGGGATGGGGCTGGCGGCGTCCTGCCGGACTGTCAGCAGGTCGCCCTGAGCGCCGCGCAGGTGAATGAGCGTTTCCGCCCCCAGCGCCTCAGCGTATGCCACATGGGCGGGCAGGCGGCCCGAGGGCGCGATGCGCATGTGTTCGGGCCGAACCCCCACCTTGCCCTCGCCGCTCTGTCCGATCTGCGCGGGGTCGAGGAAGTTCGTGGGCGGCGAGCCGATGAACCCGGCGACAAAGGCGGTGGCGGGATTGGCGTAGACCTCAAGCGGCGCGCCGATCTGGTCGGCCACACCACCGTTCATCACGATCATCCGGTCGGCCAGCGTCATCGCCTCCACCTGGTCGTGCGTGACATAAAGCGACGTTACCCCGAGGTCGCGTTGCAGCGCCTTGATCTCCAGCCGCATCTGCACGCGCAGCTTGGCGTCGAGGTTCGAGAGCGGCTCGTCGAACAGGAAGACCGCAGGCTTGCGCACGATGGCCCGGCCCATGGCGACCCGCTGCCGCTGCCCGCCGGACAGCTCGCGCGGCTTGCGCTTCAGGTAGGGCTCAAGCTGCAGCATCTTCGCCGCCTGCGCCACGCGGGTCTCGATCTCCGCCTTCGGGGTGCCCGCGATCTTCAGCCCATAGGCCATGTTGTCGAAGACCGACATGTGCGGGTAAAGCGCGTAGTTCTGGAAGACCATGGCGATGTCGCGGTCCATCGGCTCCACGTCGTTGACCGTCCTGCCGTCGATCTGCACCGCGCCGGAGGTCACGGTCTCAAGTCCCGCCACCATGCGCAGCAGCGTGGACTTGCCGCAGCCCGAGGGGCCGACGATCACGATGAACTCGCCTTCGGACACATCGATCGAGACGCCGTGGATGACCTCGGTCTTGCCGAAGGATTTCTTTACATTGTCGAGGGTCAGCGTCGCCATTGGTCTTCTGTCCTGTTGTTCTGTTCCGCCCGGCGGCACGCCGTGCAGCCCCCGGCTGCCTCCATGGGCGGGGGCGTCACCCGCGGTCGGGGGTCACCCTTTTCTCCCAAGGAAAGCCGGCTCATTTCTCGCTGTCCACAAGGCCGCGGATGAA
This region includes:
- a CDS encoding AGE family epimerase/isomerase; the protein is MSQISDPAGAGRWLQDPVHRAYLLENARRQLRFFDGTLRGDGGFDVLDRDGTPLPRAGQELHYTTRMVHSYVLGRAIGHRGADRMIDAGMAFLLTRHRDAQHGGYLWSVDETGVHDGLKLAYGHVFVLLAASSAKLAGHPDADRLMADVAEVLDRHYWDEAAGLHREEFARDWQPISTYRGMNANMHSVEAMLAAFEVTGDAHWLERAGRVLEVFTDRMPRANGWRVPEHYTEDWQVDPEYAGDPMFRPAGTTPGHSLELARLLLQHWDLAGRPAGDAPERARRLAETALIDAWRVDGGLAYTLKPGGEVDIGDRYWWPVTEGICALASLLKLEGRDGDETWYRRLWRFADMRFVDHDRGGWYPELDDDGAPEGRQFTGKPDIYHALQAELYPLAPGLSRQVEGLGTL
- a CDS encoding SDR family oxidoreductase, which gives rise to MPTVLITGCSTGFGRETALYFIEKGWTVFATMRNPAANTMPASERLHIVPLDVTDANSIAEAIAQAGQIDVLVNNAGIGWFNALEGTSLDTAREVFETNLFGTIAMMQAVLPAMRKRRSGTIVNVASSTIYAPLPLLAVYRASKAAVVAMTESAAGELTQFDIRARVVVPGLAPATNFAANIQERVARGGWFPPAYTDFAQKSLAALQAHPPEETTSASEVAEAIFRSATEADCPTVLPAGPDAVAGAAKQ
- a CDS encoding TetR/AcrR family transcriptional regulator, coding for MNRPNPSRLKPRKAPQQARSAATLEAIHTATIQVLISEGVARLTTARVAERAGVSIGTMYQYYPHKQALLFALVEKQLATVTDFMLAAAEQLRGQDAETIAEGLALAWLNAKTSDSEAFQTLYGIAAEFDLQASMGRVLRQMAGEFSSLLATAPDARFADRDAVAFMLAVMIGGSVRMVLDAAASPENLSRLRQELPRACRAYIVAAQE
- a CDS encoding substrate-binding domain-containing protein, whose product is MTKRQVSARDVAELAGVSRTAVSRAFTPGASVAKETRARIEAAAEQLGYQVNHLARGLITSNTGLVALIAAEMNTPYRSALLAALTEQLQAAGKVGLLINTDRSDDSVAQALRQAIAYRTDAAIVLSGMPDMSLAETCRRNGMKLVLINRDEERPGSLMIRLEDANAGRQAFAALAAAGCRRIALANSCAGTASLEDRAAGFRQAAAAAGVAITEAAVGPTSYQTGLDLGTRLLTQGERPDGIFCTTDLIACGVMDAARTRFRLEVPKDVSVIGFDDIEQAGWESYSLTTFRQPIRDIARAALGALDSTPGDGTPTNVTLPVNMIWRSSIRR
- a CDS encoding ABC transporter substrate-binding protein → MKTLKYALIGGAAFLPAGAMAAELNLICSADVVICEKLVSEFEASHSDIDVNMVRLSSGEAYAKVRAEGRNPQTDLWWGGTGDPHLQAAHDGLTAEYKSPMLEELQDWAQGQAETSEYHTVGVYSGALGWGYNKDIFAEKGIKAPECWSDLLDPALKGEIQIADPNSSGTAYTTLATLVQIMGEDEAFEFLKKMHGNVSQYTKSGSAPVKAAARGETGLGIVFQHDAVAQAVEGFPVEVGSPCEGTGYEIGSMSLIEGAQNEDSAKVFYDWVLTAEVQNMMPEAGSFQIPSNASATPPKEAPDLSKIKLIDYDFAEFGSAERRKELLSRWDQEIGSLPLQ
- a CDS encoding iron ABC transporter permease is translated as MNRDNRRLDLILAAGLIALVALPWYRVRQGFFGFEWLGDIAGSDKLWPGLFQAIDGRWQLWPVLVLFALAVWLRLGQAPGVRGRALAGIGVAGLVWLLVEGLSVGLRGWNWGLLETTFGEVAGQQAFGAGAVVLGCVFALFVAFGAAERGALKGDAFVLGAITLLVLLVGVFVFYPLVSMFTGAFQDFDGSFTTEGVQNNIFDPKIWSLACLWGGNCGVAWRTFFLAVCTATGTTLLGLVFALVATRTGFRFKKSLRLLTVLPIITPPFVVGLALTMLLGRQGTLTQWIELATGWELGRWLYGLTGIWIAQMLSFTPISFLVLIGVVEGISPSMEEASQTLRSDRWRTFRKVSLPLMAPGLANAFLIGFIESMADFGNPLVLGGSGGVLSTEIFFAVVGAQNDPARAAVLASVLLVFTLSAFLAQRFWLSGRNYATVTGKGDGGRHALLPRRVAWPVVTIAVAWALFTITVYAMILFGGFVKTWGLDHSLTLEHYIRAFGVSLSDGIAWTGVAWNSFWTTMEIALIAAPLTAAVGLLTAWLIVRQRFPGRSVFEFALMMSFAIPGTVIGISYIMAFNLPPLQMTGTAAILIACFVFRNMPVGVRGGVAAMAQLDGSLDEASLTLGAGSGRTMRKVILPLMRPAILAALVYSFVRAITSISAVIFLVSAKYNMATAYIVGLVENGEYGIAIAYSSVLILVMITVIGGFQLLVGERRIGRRELKQSLKAEAATREANA
- a CDS encoding ABC transporter ATP-binding protein — protein: MKTRGAVEFRNVSKKFGQFTAIPDLSLSIEPGELVTLLGPSGCGKTTTLRMLAGLESPTAGQILIGGQDVTRLPADRRDVSMVFQSYALFPHMTVAQNVAYGLESGGMKAPEARERAADALALVGLDGLGARLPAELSGGQQQRVAVARALVLEPQVLLLDEPLSNLDARLRRRVRTEIRELQQRLGFTAVYVTHDQEEALAVSDRIVVMKEGLVAQMGSPRELYEAPASEFIADFIGEANVVEGRVLSVAGDEAQVDVGGAVIALPARGLGEGPARLAMRSNAARVRSGGEGVPGTVASSAYLGDHVEYEIDGALGRIFVVDDESDTPLPVGAPVVLDLRPRGLALIPGAA
- a CDS encoding inositol monophosphatase codes for the protein MSTLTERLAVAERVASDAGALALDYFLRRDALVIERKRHVTDLVSEADRNVETLIRDALTAAFPEDAQLGEEHGLSEGTSGFTWVIDPIDGTAPYLNGLPGWCVSIGGHDAEGPALGVIVAPVLGEVFVAARGQGARLNGAPMRVMPGDLRSGMLGVGANDRVASDRVGQMLADLMEAGSSWTRYGSGALMLAWVAAGRLVGYAEPRMSAWDCMAAYALILEAGGRVLPFPTGPDFAKPAPVMGAGPGTFDELARICAFGTSEAW
- the ugpC gene encoding sn-glycerol-3-phosphate ABC transporter ATP-binding protein UgpC, producing the protein MATLTLDNVKKSFGKTEVIHGVSIDVSEGEFIVIVGPSGCGKSTLLRMVAGLETVTSGAVQIDGRTVNDVEPMDRDIAMVFQNYALYPHMSVFDNMAYGLKIAGTPKAEIETRVAQAAKMLQLEPYLKRKPRELSGGQRQRVAMGRAIVRKPAVFLFDEPLSNLDAKLRVQMRLEIKALQRDLGVTSLYVTHDQVEAMTLADRMIVMNGGVADQIGAPLEVYANPATAFVAGFIGSPPTNFLDPAQIGQSGEGKVGVRPEHMRIAPSGRLPAHVAYAEALGAETLIHLRGAQGDLLTVRQDAASPIPEEGADVSLDWDAAQEMRFDAKGQRIR